A region from the Cannabis sativa cultivar Pink pepper isolate KNU-18-1 chromosome 9, ASM2916894v1, whole genome shotgun sequence genome encodes:
- the LOC133030780 gene encoding late embryogenesis abundant protein Lea5 produces MAMASSLSKSKLLINQALPLSNIISRMGYVASSEGSVGLGLSKGGCMIKNKKVEERPLNKYSTEEESASAWAPDPLTGYYRPANRAVEIDPVELRQMLLNNKVRPL; encoded by the exons ATGGCCATGGCTAGCTCTCTCTCAAAATCTAAGCTCCTAATCAACCAGGCTCTTCCCCTCTCCAATATCATCTCTCG GATGGGGTACGTGGCGTCATCTGAAGGGTCCGTAGGGCTAGGATTAAGTAAGGGAGGGTGTATGATAAAGAATAAGAAAGTGGAAGAGAGACCTCTTAACAAGTACTCAACAGAAGAGGAATCGGCCTCTGCATGGGCCCCAGATCCATTAACTGGCTATTATAGGCCTGCTAATCGTGCGGTTGAGATCGATCCTGTTGAGCTTCGTCAAATGCTTTTAAACAATAAAGTCAGGCCCCTTTAA